CCTCACGGGTTCGCAAGAAGCCCTCCGGAAACTCCGGGGGGCTTTTTGCTGGCGTCTTCGCATCTGCAGCAGCCATTGCGGAACCCGCGAAGGACACCCACTCCGGATCAGCGGCCTGGATCACATAGGGATACTCGCCGGATGTCGCCCGGCACCGAAATCCGGCGCCCGGACGCTCCGGCGGGCAGACCGGCGGCGGCGAGTAGCGCCGGGCCGGCCGGGCAGCGCCGGCGAGCCATTGGAGAGCTGCCGGGAACCGGCCGCCGGCCTGCCCGCCGGCCCGATTCTGCGCGGGCGGAGGTCCGATCGCAGCGGCGGGATTGGTCCCGGGAGTGGGAAAGCGGATGTCGAAAGTTCTACTATCCGCTTTGACAATATCCGGGGCGTCCCGTACGAAACTGCGAAATTACCCCTCCCGGAGGATCAGGAGACACAATGGCAGACGCACCTACCAACGCTCAGCAAGTATTCGACATGATGCCCTCGCGCTTCAACGCGACGGCCGCTTCGGGCGTCAACGCGACGTACCAGTTCGACCTCACCGGCGACAACGGCGGCACCTGGCAGGTCGCAGTGGCCAACGGCGCGTGCAACGTCGCCAAGGGCACCCCGAACGACAAGCCGAACATCACGATCACGATGGCGGCCAACGACTACCTCGACATGATCACCGGCAAGCTCAACCCGCAGATGGCCTTCATGGGCGGCAAGCTCAAGATCAAGGGTGACATGAGCCTCGCCCTCAAGATGCAGCAGATCTTCCCGAACGCCTGATCCCAGGCGCGACGGTCGTTTCGAGTTCGAGAAGGGGAGCCCGCGAGGGCTCCCCTTTTCTGATTGGGAAGCCCGCAACGCCTCCCCTTTTCTGATTGGGAAGCCCGCAACGCCTCCCCTTTTTCATGGGGACAGGCACCAGCCCGTCAACTCGCCGCGGACGAACCGTTTATGCGGCTGGTGCCCGTCCCCATTTCGGCAGACGCGCCGGTGCCCGTCCGAAAGGCTGACCCCAAGTCCGGCACCGGGTCGACCAGCGCCGCCAGTTTGCGGACGAGCTCGAAGCTGCGCTCGCGCCTTTGCGCGAAATCGGCGGCCTGCCAGCGGAACGCGGGAACCGGCTCGAGCGAATGCGGCTCTTCGAACGTGTGGTGGCGTGGATCGGGCGAGACCGCGCTGCGTATCGATTCCAGGAAACGCTCGGCCTCGTCGGCAACCTTTCCGGCTTCGTCGCCGCCGCCGGCGCGGGCGTGGTCGATGAGGTGCTCCAGCGTGGCCAGGTAGCGCGCAAAGTCGATGCCGGCTCGGGCCAGCTCCCAGCGGGAACGGCGGTCGCTGGCTTTCTGGTAGCGGCGATGCACCTGCTTGGCCAGGTTGCCCGGGCCGACGTCGACGACGACGTAGGCCCCGCCCAGCACGACCGCCAGCAGCAGGGTGAGCGTCCCTCTTTTTTTCAGGCGCGCCCCGTCGGCGTGGACGTCAGGGGCGCGCGACTATTCAGCGGGTGGGAGCGCGGCGGCGCTCGGCTGCTTTTCGGAAAGAGTCGGCATCGAGGCGAAGCCGCGGGAATCGTGGGCCGGCACCAGCGTAAACTCGGGGAAACGCTGCGCGATTGCCGACATTCTGCGGATGTTCTCGCGCACGGCGCCGGGATCGACGTCGGCCAGCGTTCGCCACAGCCAGGGCCTCTCCTCGAGCTCGCGAATGCCCTCGAGCTGCCAGACGAGATCGCCGACGAGCGCGTAGCGCTTGCCGCCCGGAACTGCGAGGAAGATGACGACCGAGCCTGGCGTGTGGCCGGGCGCCGGCACGATGACGATGGAGCCGTCGCCGTAAACATCGTGGTTGTGGGGAAAGCCGAGATACGGTCCGCCCTCGAACGTGTAGGTCTGGAAGCGCGCTGCCGGGATGCTGCGCGCTACCGCCATCACGACGCTTCCTTCCGAAATGAAACGCTGCTCCTGCGGCGTGACGAGGATCGGGATGCCGGGAAGATCCGCGGCGCCGCTGACGTGGTCCCAGTGCGCGTGGGTCAGCAGGATTGCCGAGATCTTTTTGCCGGGACCGTCGCCGCCGGAAACATCGTAGCCCGCTGCGCGCAACTGGTCGGCGGCAGGAGTGAGCTTCTCGTACGAAGTCATCAGCCGAAACGGCAGCGGCAGCAGGCGGATCTGCTCGTCGACCGAGCGCCCGAAGCCGGTATCGATCAGGATGTCTCCCTTCGGATGATGCACGAGCACCGCAGTCATCGAGAAATCGCGCTTGTCGCCGAAGGAGCCGCCACGGTACGCGAATGCAGCGGTTCGGTGAGTAATGCCGGTCGGAAGCTGGAAGACCTGCATGTCGGCCGGCGGCGATGCCGCAGGCAGGGGATCGGCGAGAGGGGGAGGAACGGGAAGCGGCGCGGCCGAATCGACCACCGCAAGGGCCAGTGCGGCGACGACGACGGCGGCAACAACGGCAGCGACGATTTTTGCCGCGATGCTCACGGGTGCCCTGCGCCGGGACGCATGCGTCCCATCCATTCCAACTTGCCCATCGTGGCCATCTTTTCCATCTTTTTCATCTTGGCGCTCGCCCTCTCGCCAAGGCCAGCGACGGGGCATACCTTGGCGCTGCCATGATTCGCGGTGGGACATGGATCTTCATGCTGGTCGTGGTGCTCGCGGCCGCGGTCTCGAGTGACGCGGCTGCCGGGGCGCAACCGGTCCAGGCGCGCCATCCGAAGTTCCGCGACGGCAGGCTCGAGCCCGGCGAGAAGATCTTTGCGATCGTCGTCCAGGCAGAGCCGCGCGCGTATTGCCTGACCGAGCTGGGTGCTGCGGGCTCGGTCGTCCACGACTCCGTCGCCAGCGGCGCAGTGGACATCGGCTCGGACGGAGCGACGGCACACGTCGCGCACGCCACTGTCCGGGTCACCGACAGCGAGACGACGACCTGGTCCGACTGGAGCCGGCGTCATCCGGATACTTCGTTGTGGCATCCCGTCGCCGTCGCCGAAGCGCAGGTGACGCGGCCGACCAGCGACGTGCGCGTCACCGAGTCGCGCCACTACCGCACCGTGATCGGTTGTGCGCTTTCCCAGTCGCGGCTGACGTCCCCGAACATGGAGGCACCCGGTCTCGTCGTGATCAGCGGCACGATTCGAAACGTCGCGGCAACTCCTGTCGATCACGTCGTGCTGCGCTACGAGCTGCTCGACGGTCGCGGTCGCGTCGTCTTTCGCGACGAAGGCTTCAACCGCTCCGCGGAGGACCTGGCCGGACCGAAGCTGACGTCGCCGGTGGTCCCGCTCGCAGCCGGCGCGACCGATGCGTTTCGAATGATCCTGCTCGAAGACGAGCTTCCGGATTTCAAGAACGCGCGCGTGAGCGTCGCTCGCATCTACTGATCGCTCGTCACTGCGGGTGTCGATGCGGTCGGTGCGGCGGCCGCGCGTCGGCAGCCGGACGACGCGCAAGCGGCGCGGCGACCTCTGCGGGCGGCCGACAGGCTGCGCAGGCGCGCCGTGCTGGTATTTCCAGCGCGCCGCTCCTGATCGCTGCAGCACGATATCAATCTCCGCCTGCCACAGGCATCGTCTGGCGCTGGAGAGGCGGACAAGAGCATCGTGTACCAGATCCGGATTCACGGACGCGGCGGTCAGGGCGTCGTCACGGCAGCCGAGCTGCTGTCGGTCGCCGCTTTTCGCGAAGGCCGTCATTCCCAGGCGTTCCCCAGCTTCGGCTCCGAGCGCACCGGCGCGCCGGTCGTCGCGTTCTGCCGCATTCATGACGCAGCGATCCGCCTGCGCGAGCCGGTGCTCGCTCCCGATGCGCTGATCATCCAGGACCCGACGCTGCTGCACCAGGTAGAAGTCTTTGCCGGGCTCGTTGACGGCGGTTTCGTGCTGATCAACAGCGCGCGCGGCATCGGCGAGCTCGGACTCGACGACTTCGTAGCTTCGCGCGCCGGCTGCCGCGTCGTCACTGTTCCCGCCACCGAAATCGCGATGCGCTCGATCGGCAGGCCGCTGCCCAACGCGGCGCTTCTGGCAGCCTTTGCCGCGGCCACCGGTCGCGTCGCGCTCGGCTCGGTCTGCGAAGCGATTCGCGAGCGTTTTCGCGCGGGCGTCGCGGATGCGAACGTTGCCGCGGCCGAGGCGGCGTTCGAACACGTGCGGGCGGCGCAGTCCGCGACGGAGGGGGAGCATGCTCAAGCAAATTGAAGGATCGGCGGCCGTCGCCGAAGCGATCGCGCTTTGCCGTCCCGAGGTCATCTGCGCCTATCCGATCTCGCCGCAGACCCACATCGTCGAGGCGCTCGGCCGCATGGTCGATTCGGGGACGCTTGCGCCGTGCGAGTTCATCAACGTCGAGTCGGAGTTCGCGGCGATGTCGGTGGCCATCGGAGCCTCGGCCACCGGCGCGCGCGCTTACACCGCCACGGCGAGCCAGGGCCTGCTGTTCATGGCCGAGGCCGTCTACAACGCGGCCGGGCTCGGGCTTCCCATCGTGATGACCGTGGCCAACCGCGCCATCGGGGCTCCGATCAACATCTGGAACGATCACACCGATGCGCTGAGCCAGCGCGACTGCGGGTGGATCCAGCTCTTCGCCGAAGACAACCAGGAGGCCCTCGATCTGCACATCCAGGCATTCCGGCTTGCCGAAGAGCTTTCGGTGCCGGTGATGGTCTGCATGGACGGCTTCATTCTCACGCATGCGGTCGAGCGCGTGGACATGCCGACTGCGCAGCAGGTGGACGAATGGCTGCCGCCTTACGACCCGCGCCAGATCCTCGATCCTGCCGAGCCCGTGTCGATCGGCGCGATGGTCGGCCCCGAGGCTTTCATGGAGGTGCGCTACCTCGCGCACGTCAAGCAGAAGCAGGCGCTCGAACGCATCCCGCAGTGGTCCGACCGATTTCGCGAAGTGTTCGGGCGCGACAGCGGCGGCCTCGTGCGCAGCTACCGCGCAGATGACGCCGACGTCATGGTCGTGGCGCTCGGATCCGTGCTCGGCACGATCAAGGACACCGTCGACGAGATGCGCAGCGAGGGCGTGAAAATCGGCGTCCTCGGCATCACGTGCTTCCGGCCCTGGCCGGCGGCGGCGGTGCGCGGCGCGCTCGCGCATGCGAAGCGCGTGATCGTGCTCGAAAAGAGCCTTGCCGTGGGTCTCGGCGGCATCGTCGCGAACAACGTCGGCGGGTCATGGACGGGCCCTTCCGACGACGTGCATACGGTGGTCGCCGGGCTCGGCGGTCGCGCAATCACGCGCCAGTCGCTGCGCCGCGTTTTCGAAGAAGGCTGCCGCGGGCGCCTCGACGCGCTCACCTTCCTCGATCTCGACCACGATGCTGCCGGGCGCGTGCTCGCGCGCGAGCGGGAGCAGAGGCGTTCGGGACCCATTGCCGAGAGCCTGCTGAAAGACCTCGGCGCCGCCGCCACGCGTATTGGCTGAAGGGGAGGGGACGATGGCTGACCAGCCGGTGCGATTCTACCAGACGGGGACCTTCACCGTCGGAGGGCGCCTCCTGCCCGAGGACGAGCGCAGCGTGCAGGCCAACATGCGCCGTACCAACTCGCTCAACTCCGGGCACCGCGCGTGCCAGGGCTGCGGCGAAGCTCTCGGCGCACGCTATGCGATCGATGCGGCAATGGAGGCGACCGGGCGGCGCATGATTGCCGTCAACGCGACGGGATGCCTCGAGGTGTTCTCGACTCCGTATCCCGAGACGTCGTGGCAGATCCCGTGGATTCACTCGCTGTTCGGAAACGCGGCAGCGGTTGCCACCGGTGTTGCCGCCGCGCTCAAGGTCAAGGGTCGCAGCGACGTGCGCGTCGTTGCCCAGGGCGGCGACGGCGGAACCACCGACATCGGCTTCGGCTGTCTTTCGGGAATGTTCGAGCGCAACGACGATGTGCTCTACATCTGCTACGACAACGAAGCGTACATGAACACCGGAGTGCAGCGCTCGTCGGCTACGCCTCCGGCCGCGCGCACCAACACGACGATGCCGGTGGGCGCGAGCAGCGGGAACCGCTTCGGGCAGGGAAAGAACCTTCCCCGCCTGGCGATGGCGCACGAGATTCCGTACGTGGCCACTGCCACGGTTGCCGAGCTTCACGACCTCGAAGCCAAGGTGCGGCGTGCGATGGAGTTGCGCGGAGCGCGCTACATCCACATCCTCGTTCCGTGTCCTCTTGGCTGGGGCCACGGCTCCGAAGCCACCGTGCGAATGGCGCGCCTGGCGAAGGAAACCGGCCTTTTCCCCGTGTTCGAGGCCGAACACGGCGAAGTCACCTCCGTGTCGAAGATCCGGCGCAAGGTTCCGGTCGAGGAGTATCTGAAGCCGCAGATGCGTTTTGCCCACCTGTTCGGAGAAAACCCGAACCGGGAAGTGCTCGACCGCCTGCAGCAGCTCGCGGACCGCAACATCGCGCGTTACGGCCTCGTCACTCCCGAAGCGGAGGCGTCGTGAACCGCAAGCCGTTCGCGATCACGCTCGATCCTGGCTCGAGCCTGGCCAACCACACCGGCACCTGGCGCACCGTGCGTCCCGAGTACATCGATCGCCTTTCGCCGTGCAACCACGCGTGCCCGGCCGGCGAAAACGTGCAGCAGTGGCTCTACCACGCCGAATCGGGCGATTACCACACCGCGTGGACCCGGCTCACCGAAGACAACCCCCTGCCGGCGGTGATGGGGCGCGTCTGCTATCACCCCTGCGAAACCGTCTGCAACCGCGCCCAGCTCGACGAAGCCGTCGGCATCAACGCGATCGAGCGTTTCCTCGGTGACGAGGCGCTGCGCCACGGGTGGCGGTTCGCGCAGCCGACGACGTTCAGCGGCAAGCGCATCCTCGTCGTCGGTGCCGGTCCGTCGGGGCTCTCGGCCGGCTACCAGCTCGCGCGTGCCGGTCATTCGGTGACGATCCGTGATGCCGGCCCACTTGCGGGCGGGATGATGCGTTTCGGCATTCCCAAATACCGGCTGCCGCGCGACGTGCTCGACGGTGAGATCCAGCGCATCGTCGATCTCGGCGTCGCCCTCGAGCTGAACTCGAAAGTCACGAGCGTGCTCGAAGCGAAAGAGAGCGGCGCTTTCGATGCCGTGTTCCTCGCGGTCGGCGCCCACCTGGCCAAGCGCGCGTACATTCCTGCCGGCAGCGCGGCGCACATGGTCGATGCGATCCAGGTGCTGCGCAGCATGGAGACGGGCGACAGGCCGCTGCTCGGCCGCCGCGTCGTCGTCTACGGTGGAGGCAACACTGCGCTCGATGTCGCGCGCACAGCCCGTCGTCTCGGCGCCGACGAATCCATCATCGTCTACCGCCGCACGCGCGAAAAAATGCCCGCGCACGCGTTCGAGGTCGAAGAAGCGCTCGCCGAGGGTGTGCTCGTCAAGTGGCTGTCGACGATCACCCAGGCCGACGGCGGCTCGATTACGCTCGAGAAGATGGAGCTCGGCGCCGACGGGAAGGCGGTGGGCACCGGCGAGTTCGAGACCCTGGCTGCCGACTCGGTGGTGCTCGCGCTCGGCCAGGACGTGGACCTGTCGCTGCTCGACGGCGTGCCGGGCCTCGCGATCGAAGACGGCGTCGTCAAGGTCGGACCCGACATGATGACCGGTCACCCGGGAATTTTTGCGGGCGGCGACATGGTGCCGGGCGAACGCACCGTCACGGTCGGAATCGGACACGGCAAGCTCGCTGCGCGCCACATCGACGCCTGGCTTCGCGGCCTGAAGTGGGTGCATCCGACCGCGCACGAGCTGGCGACCTTCGACAAGCTCAACACCTGGTACTACGCCGACGCACCGCGCTCGAAGGCACCGCTGCTCGACCTGGTGCGGCGCCAGTCGACGTTCGATGAGGTGGTCGGCGGCTTCGACGAGTCGACCGCGCAGTGCGAAGCGCGCCGATGCCTTTCGTGCGGCAACTGCTTCGAGTGCGACAACTGCTACGGCGTCTGTCCCGACAACGCGGTGGTCAAGCTCGGCCCGGGTCTCCGCTACGAGTTCAACTACGACTTCTGCAAGGGCTGCGGGCTTTGCGTCAGCGAATGCCCGTGCGGCGCGATTCGCAGCGTGCCGGAAAAAATCTGAAGTCGCGCCGCCGCGGTGTTATTTCGCCGCGGTCGCCTCGGGTTCCGGAGCGAGCTCCAACAGCGCATGGTCGATCGCTGCGGTGTTGCGCTGTTCGTCCAGGAACAACTCCGAAAGCGGTTTCTCCTTGAAGCCGCCCGCACCGTAGCTGGCGAGCGATTCGAGTCCGGCAGCCTTGGAATAGAGGTCCTTGCCCGTCGTGTCGCCGATCACGACGCCGATCGCAGTGGCGCCAACGGTCCCGGACACGGTGACGCCGCCGAGCATCCGGAGTGCAAGGCTGCCGCCGGTTTCGATCCTCTGGGACGTTCCGAGCCAGCTTGCGACCCCGTTGCGGAAGGCCGCCTTGACGGGATAGACCGCCGAGTACAGCACGGCGTCGGCGTGATAGCGCTCGGCTACTTCCGCCAGAGCTTTGCGATCGGCTTCGTCCTGCTTTTCCTTGTTCCGCTCGCCCGTCGTCGGATCGAAAAGGTTGCCGGACTCTTTCCGGACCCGGTCGAAGACTTCCCCGGCCTTGTCGGGCGCGAGCGCCGTGAACCCGAGTAGCTGGAGCTTTCCGGCCAGCATCGCGGCGAATTTCTGCTGCACCGCTTCGCGATTCTCGATGTCGGTGGGCATCTTCGTCGGCATCAGTGCGATCGTGTGGACGCGCTGGCGGAAATCCGCCTTTTCGATGCGATACGGGTTGTAAGGCTGCTGGGCGGCGCAGCCGTACAGCAGGCTGCCCGAGCTGATGAGGAGGAACGCTAGTACGGTGCGGGAGCGCATGGCCGGGTTACTCCTGGAAGGGGACTTGCGCGCGCAGAGGTAACGGCTGGCCCGACCAGACTCAAGGAACCCCGCTCAGGTCTCGCCGAAACGCTCGCGCCGGTCCCGGCGCTCCGCTGCAGCCTGCGCACGGAGCTCCGAGCAGCGCTGTGGGTGTCAGGGTTCCAGTAGGTCGCGATCCGGGTTAACACGCCGCATGGGCCCGCTGCCAACGCTCGCCGCCGGGCTGCTGCCCGGCACCGTATGCCTCGCTCCTTTACGTGAGCGCCGTGACGCATGAACGACTCCGATTTCGAGCTGTCGGTCGTCATGCCGTGCCTGAACGAGGCGCGCACGGTCGCTGCCTGCGTCGGGCAGGCGATGCAGATGCTCGCGAGCTCGGCAATTCGCGGCGAAGTGATCGTCGCCGACAACGGCTCGACCGACGGCAGCCAGCAGATCGCGCGCTCCAAAGGCGCCCGCGTGGTGGACGTTCCGGAGCGCGGCTACGGCGCCGCGCTGCTGGGCGGCATCGCCGCCGCTCGCGGGCGCTACGTGATCATGGGCGACTGCGACATGAGCTACGATTTCGGTCATGCGCCGCGCTTCGTCGACGAGCTGCGACGCGGCGCCCAGTTCGTGATGGGAAACCGCTTTCGCGGCGGCATTGCACCGGGCGCGATGCCGGCGTTGCACCGCTACCTCGGCAACCCCGTGCTGACCAGGATTGCGCAACTTTACTTCGGCGCATGGGAGGTTGGCGATTTCCACTGCGGCCTTCGCGCTTTCGACAAGGAAGCGATCGATCGGCTCGATCTCGGCTGCACCGGCATGGAGTTCGCATCCGAGATGGTCGTCAAGGCCAAGCTCCACCGGCTGCGGATCGTCGAGGTGCCGACGACGCTGGCGCCGGACGAACGCGGCCGGCCGTCGCATCTTCGAACCTGGCGCGACGGCTGGCGGCACCTGCGCTTCCTGCTGTGTTATTCGCCGCGCTGGGCCTTTCTGATCCCGGGCGTGCTCTGCGGCACCGCCGGTCTGCTGCTGATGCTGCTCGTCCTTCCCGGTCCGCGCCGCATCGGCGGCGTCGTGCTCGACATCCATACGCTGATCTACGGCGGGGCGATGATCCTCGTCGGTGCCCAGGGCGTCTTCTTTGCGGTGCTCTCGAAGGTCTATGCGATCACGCAGGGACTGCAGCCGGCGCCGCGCGGCTCGACGCGGCTCTTCCAGCGCATCACTCTGGAGCATGGGCTGGTGGTGGGCCTGCTGCTGCTCGCCTGCGGCATCGGCGGCACGATCTTCGCGCTCTATGGCTGGGCCGAAGTCGGCCTTGGCCCGTACGATCCGGCTCGCGCGATGCGCATCGTCGTGCCGTCGGTCGTTGCGCTCGCCCTCGGCGCCCAGACGATGTTCTCGAGCCTTTTCCTGAGCCTGCTCGGCATGGCGACCAAGCGCACGCTGAAGGTCGAGGAAGCGGAGCGCCGGTGATCGAGCGCACGCTGGATCGCCTGCACGGCGGCATGGTTTTTCGCCGGCGCGTGCGTGTGTTGGCTGCGCACCTTGCGCGGCTGATTCCGGGCGGATCGACGGTTCTCGACATCGGCGCCGGCGACGGATCGATCGGAAGCGCGATCTGCGCCCAGCGCTCCGGATTGAGGATGCGCGGAATCGATGTCCTCGTTCGCGGGCACACCGCCTATCCCGTCGATGCCTTCGACGGCCTGCACATCCCGCATCCGGACGGCAGCTTCGACGTCGCGCTCTTCGTCGACGTGCTGCATCACACGGTCGATCCGGCAGCGCTGCTGGCGGAGGCCGCGCGCGTTGCCCGCACCGTCGTGATCAAGGATCACCTGCTCGAAGGGCTGCTGGCGTCGCCGACCCTGCGGCTCATGGACTGGGTCGGCAATGCCAGGCACTCGGTCGTTCTTCCGTACAACTACCTGACCCGGCGCCAGTGGGACGAAGCATTTTCCCGTTCTGGACTGACGATCGAGGAGTGGCAGCAGCGCCTCGGGCTCTACCCTTTTCCGGTCGACCTCCTGTTCGACCGCTCGCTGCACTACGTCGCGCGGCTGCGGTCGCGTTGACCGGCGTCAGCTCCTGGCAGCAAGTCGCGCGGTACGGATGCGCGCGATCTCCGCAGCAAGGTGTTTCTCGAAATACGCGTCGCAGCCCAGGCAGACGTTCTCCATCTCGCGGCCTCGAGGATCGACGGCGCGCGACGAGCGCCGGTAATCGGAGCGCGACCAGCCGACGTTCTCTCCCATCGATTCGGGGTCTCCTGCGTTGATCGCTTCGAATGCCGGATGACCCTTGAGGCTGTCGAGGATCTCGACCAGTCGTTCCTCGCAAAGATTTCCGAGCGGAGCCTTGGTTTTCAGGCAGCACGGATAGACCGACCCGTCCGGTTCGATCGCGACCTCCGCGCCCGCATCGCCATAGTTCAGGAAGTTCTTGCCGCCACTCCAGCGCGCGCAGAAATTGGTTTCGTACGTGGCGTTGGACAATCCGTTCGTCCACGCGCGTCCGCGCGGCCACAGCTCGCCGATCCACAGCTCCGGCTGGGCGCCGAAGAACAGGAAGAACGGACCGTCGCCGCTTCTTGCGCGCCCGAGTCCCGGACCCTTCAGCCGCGGATCGCGCGCGATGCCGAGATCGACCTCCTGCACGCCGAAGCTCGCCATCATGCGCCGGACGCGATCCATCAGCGCGAATTTCCCGTCGCCGTTCATGCCGACGTGATAGTCGTCGATGCTCGCGACCGCGATGGTGCCGACGCCGCGCTCGAGCATCTCTTCGATGTGTCCGGGTTGCATGATGTCGCCCGTCGTCTGGATCGAGACGTGCGGCGCCGCCGCGCCCCATCGCGCACGGATCGCGTCGAGCAGCGGGTAGAAGAGCTCCTGGCGGACGCCGTCCATCAGCACTTCGCCGCCGGCCAGGATGAGCGAGGAGCGGTGCCGTGACGCAGTGCCGCCGGGCCCCGGGCGCGACGGGTCCTGGTACGACATGTCGTCGGGGAGGTTGGCCAGAATGCGGCGGTACGCGTGGCTTTCTTCGGCGACGAGGCGCGTCAGGTCGTCGCGAGCGTAAGGCCGGAAGCGGTCGTCGTAGCAGTGCCTGCACTTTCGATGGCAGGCCCAGGTGATGACCCAGTAGATCGATTCCACGGCGCAGCTCTAGCGCAGAAACGTGCGCGGCGCATCCACGCGAGCCGCGACCGGCTACGGCTGGATGACGACGAACGCCGACATTCCCTCGCGATTGACCAGCAGCACGACCTGCTGGTTGCCGGCTTCCTTCATTCGCCGCGTGTAGTCGGCCACCGACGTGACCTGCTGGCGGTTGACCTGCTCGATCACGTCCCCGCGCCGCAGCCCGGCGTCGGCTGCCGGTGTTTCATCCTCGACGTCGGTGACGATCACGCCCTTGACGTCCGCCTTGATGCCGAGGTGACCGCGAATGTCGCGGCTGAGGTCCTCGACCTCGACGCCCTGCAGGACGCCGGCGTTCCTGCCCGACTGCGGCTGCGCATTGCCCGGCCCATTCCCGGCAGGCGCTTCACCGAGGGTCACTGCAACGTCGCGCGATTGGCCTTCATGATTGACGGTCAGGCGCACTCGCGTTCCGGGCGCCATGTTGCCGACACGCAGCCGAAGGTCGTTCGGTCCGGTG
This genomic window from Candidatus Binatia bacterium contains:
- a CDS encoding MBL fold metallo-hydrolase translates to MSIAAKIVAAVVAAVVVAALALAVVDSAAPLPVPPPLADPLPAASPPADMQVFQLPTGITHRTAAFAYRGGSFGDKRDFSMTAVLVHHPKGDILIDTGFGRSVDEQIRLLPLPFRLMTSYEKLTPAADQLRAAGYDVSGGDGPGKKISAILLTHAHWDHVSGAADLPGIPILVTPQEQRFISEGSVVMAVARSIPAARFQTYTFEGGPYLGFPHNHDVYGDGSIVIVPAPGHTPGSVVIFLAVPGGKRYALVGDLVWQLEGIRELEERPWLWRTLADVDPGAVRENIRRMSAIAQRFPEFTLVPAHDSRGFASMPTLSEKQPSAAALPPAE
- a CDS encoding NAD(P)-binding protein, yielding MNRKPFAITLDPGSSLANHTGTWRTVRPEYIDRLSPCNHACPAGENVQQWLYHAESGDYHTAWTRLTEDNPLPAVMGRVCYHPCETVCNRAQLDEAVGINAIERFLGDEALRHGWRFAQPTTFSGKRILVVGAGPSGLSAGYQLARAGHSVTIRDAGPLAGGMMRFGIPKYRLPRDVLDGEIQRIVDLGVALELNSKVTSVLEAKESGAFDAVFLAVGAHLAKRAYIPAGSAAHMVDAIQVLRSMETGDRPLLGRRVVVYGGGNTALDVARTARRLGADESIIVYRRTREKMPAHAFEVEEALAEGVLVKWLSTITQADGGSITLEKMELGADGKAVGTGEFETLAADSVVLALGQDVDLSLLDGVPGLAIEDGVVKVGPDMMTGHPGIFAGGDMVPGERTVTVGIGHGKLAARHIDAWLRGLKWVHPTAHELATFDKLNTWYYADAPRSKAPLLDLVRRQSTFDEVVGGFDESTAQCEARRCLSCGNCFECDNCYGVCPDNAVVKLGPGLRYEFNYDFCKGCGLCVSECPCGAIRSVPEKI
- a CDS encoding thiamine pyrophosphate-dependent enzyme, with translation MADQPVRFYQTGTFTVGGRLLPEDERSVQANMRRTNSLNSGHRACQGCGEALGARYAIDAAMEATGRRMIAVNATGCLEVFSTPYPETSWQIPWIHSLFGNAAAVATGVAAALKVKGRSDVRVVAQGGDGGTTDIGFGCLSGMFERNDDVLYICYDNEAYMNTGVQRSSATPPAARTNTTMPVGASSGNRFGQGKNLPRLAMAHEIPYVATATVAELHDLEAKVRRAMELRGARYIHILVPCPLGWGHGSEATVRMARLAKETGLFPVFEAEHGEVTSVSKIRRKVPVEEYLKPQMRFAHLFGENPNREVLDRLQQLADRNIARYGLVTPEAEAS
- a CDS encoding methyltransferase domain-containing protein; translation: MIERTLDRLHGGMVFRRRVRVLAAHLARLIPGGSTVLDIGAGDGSIGSAICAQRSGLRMRGIDVLVRGHTAYPVDAFDGLHIPHPDGSFDVALFVDVLHHTVDPAALLAEAARVARTVVIKDHLLEGLLASPTLRLMDWVGNARHSVVLPYNYLTRRQWDEAFSRSGLTIEEWQQRLGLYPFPVDLLFDRSLHYVARLRSR
- a CDS encoding 2-oxoacid:acceptor oxidoreductase family protein, yielding MYQIRIHGRGGQGVVTAAELLSVAAFREGRHSQAFPSFGSERTGAPVVAFCRIHDAAIRLREPVLAPDALIIQDPTLLHQVEVFAGLVDGGFVLINSARGIGELGLDDFVASRAGCRVVTVPATEIAMRSIGRPLPNAALLAAFAAATGRVALGSVCEAIRERFRAGVADANVAAAEAAFEHVRAAQSATEGEHAQAN
- a CDS encoding transketolase C-terminal domain-containing protein, which gives rise to MLKQIEGSAAVAEAIALCRPEVICAYPISPQTHIVEALGRMVDSGTLAPCEFINVESEFAAMSVAIGASATGARAYTATASQGLLFMAEAVYNAAGLGLPIVMTVANRAIGAPINIWNDHTDALSQRDCGWIQLFAEDNQEALDLHIQAFRLAEELSVPVMVCMDGFILTHAVERVDMPTAQQVDEWLPPYDPRQILDPAEPVSIGAMVGPEAFMEVRYLAHVKQKQALERIPQWSDRFREVFGRDSGGLVRSYRADDADVMVVALGSVLGTIKDTVDEMRSEGVKIGVLGITCFRPWPAAAVRGALAHAKRVIVLEKSLAVGLGGIVANNVGGSWTGPSDDVHTVVAGLGGRAITRQSLRRVFEEGCRGRLDALTFLDLDHDAAGRVLAREREQRRSGPIAESLLKDLGAAATRIG
- a CDS encoding SCP2 sterol-binding domain-containing protein; protein product: MADAPTNAQQVFDMMPSRFNATAASGVNATYQFDLTGDNGGTWQVAVANGACNVAKGTPNDKPNITITMAANDYLDMITGKLNPQMAFMGGKLKIKGDMSLALKMQQIFPNA
- a CDS encoding glycosyltransferase family 2 protein, with protein sequence MNDSDFELSVVMPCLNEARTVAACVGQAMQMLASSAIRGEVIVADNGSTDGSQQIARSKGARVVDVPERGYGAALLGGIAAARGRYVIMGDCDMSYDFGHAPRFVDELRRGAQFVMGNRFRGGIAPGAMPALHRYLGNPVLTRIAQLYFGAWEVGDFHCGLRAFDKEAIDRLDLGCTGMEFASEMVVKAKLHRLRIVEVPTTLAPDERGRPSHLRTWRDGWRHLRFLLCYSPRWAFLIPGVLCGTAGLLLMLLVLPGPRRIGGVVLDIHTLIYGGAMILVGAQGVFFAVLSKVYAITQGLQPAPRGSTRLFQRITLEHGLVVGLLLLACGIGGTIFALYGWAEVGLGPYDPARAMRIVVPSVVALALGAQTMFSSLFLSLLGMATKRTLKVEEAERR
- a CDS encoding FxLYD domain-containing protein, with amino-acid sequence MIRGGTWIFMLVVVLAAAVSSDAAAGAQPVQARHPKFRDGRLEPGEKIFAIVVQAEPRAYCLTELGAAGSVVHDSVASGAVDIGSDGATAHVAHATVRVTDSETTTWSDWSRRHPDTSLWHPVAVAEAQVTRPTSDVRVTESRHYRTVIGCALSQSRLTSPNMEAPGLVVISGTIRNVAATPVDHVVLRYELLDGRGRVVFRDEGFNRSAEDLAGPKLTSPVVPLAAGATDAFRMILLEDELPDFKNARVSVARIY